The following is a genomic window from Labrus bergylta chromosome 2, fLabBer1.1, whole genome shotgun sequence.
TATGTTtcataacaaacaaaacaacaaatggaAATAGCCCAAATGTGTTACAACAATGTAAGCTCACACataagacaataaaaacaactttcGTTATTCTATGGGTGTAGACTTTAGATTCTGCTGTATGTTTGAGTTTCTGTGCATAAACAGGTGTAGGAGAAAAGTCTGCAGGTAGACGAGACAACTTTCAAACTTTACTTTGATGTGTGTGCCAggtttcaacaacaacaacaacaacaacaacaacaacaacaaaaatgtaagcCTCCCTTTTTGTTTACAATAATATTAGGTTTAATTTAAGCTTATTAGGGGAAGGAGGATTGAACAACAGCCTGTGTATAAAAGTGTTGTGTCCAGAGAGCATGAGGACTGAGGGTTCAGATCTCTCAGAGCGAGTTTTGTAAACCTGACACAAAACTGAAACAGGTCTGAATCTCAGCTAATCTTACCTTCTTGAGTTGGACGGCACAAGTTCAGCCATCGCCGACACACAGCCCAGAAAAATCCAAATGTTTCTCAGTCATCGGTTATATCTTGTATCCATGTATTTCCAACCAAACCAGCTTATGATGCTGCGAACAAAAAAGTACAAGTGGATGTTGTAACCGCGCCTCCGAGAAGATGTTAGGCTTCAAAAtcctcaacaaaaaaaacacacacacagcacggACGATATTTGGTAgtgtaaagaaaaagagatgtTACATCGTTACACAACGACAGCGATGGACAGTGTTTCatcccctgtgtgtgtgtgtcctggtcTTCAGGGAAGTGCAGTCagtcacagagctgctgctgccaccTGAGGAATGCGCCTGCGGGTCAGTCACACGCAGCTGAAGTCATGTGAACGTATGGCAAGCTGTCAGGGACAAATAGTGCGCCGTTCACAATCGCTCAACAAGCCAAAAACAATAGCTTACATGGAAGAAGAAACTCTGCGAAATAGAAATCCGTTCATCGACACGCTCATCTACTCAAGTCCAGCATTCATATTAACACCTCAATAGAAGTTTTACTTCGCAGCCTATTTGTTTGAATATCTTTATCCAGACCCCTGGATTATATTCTGTCATATTATAAAATCAGGTTTTCTATGTCAAATCGTAATGTTCAAAGTGGTATATTTATATTTCGGTCAGGAGGTTGAACAAAAAACTCAATATGGATGTCTGACAGTgaggtaaaagaaaaaatgtaaatactaTAAACTACAAGAAGGCCTCCGTGAATCTGTAACCTACAAATGCCTAAATTGGACTCATATTGTAGTTTTCACTAAATAGATCTGCTGAGATTTGCAAACGAAATTGTTCTAATTTCTTGAAacatttccaactttttttttctacgtcCTGATTCACAACAACGATTACAAGCGCTCATTCTCTAACTCCGTGTAACACATTTATGATGTGCTCAAGCTTTTCATTTGCTTCCAAAGATAAACATTTGATAGCCCAGATAGACATTGAGTTCACTTTTCTTTAGTTTACCACTGACAGTTTGACTTTTGAATAAAACTCGTTTTATGTCAAGTAACTTTGTCTGGagtttgattgactctaaaACTTCAGCTCCTTGTTCTTCTGAATTCTgtctgcagctgcaggaggGCATGAACTTAACTCTAACAACTATCTCTCACACTGATAACTAAAGATTTTTACATACTattctggttttgttttgtttttctttcatttttgctTTACTCAGACAATCAGATTTAAAAGCATcaaccaataaagaaatccaTGTATGTTCAGGGAATGTCACACATGGGTTCAGTAACTATATGGCACCATAAATGTGAACAGACAGCGTAATAAACGAACGTTTACAGCACAGTATCTCTTGTTGAAGCCGAGAAGAAGccaatgtttacagtctggatGAGACGTGTGTTCGGTACTCGATTGACGATGCCTTCATGAGTTAAACACGAGCGCGCACAGCGGACTCAGCCGATGGCTGGATTAAAGCGCGATCAAACTGGAACCAGCTGGTCGGGAGAGATTTTGCAGATATGTAACAAGTAACCTGAATCTGGGACCCTACTTCATCGGGTGCATTGAGCCTTTATCTCTGGAGGAGGGATTCTGTTCCCAAAAAGTGGAAACCAAGTCCGCCATTTTGACTTGGCAGTGATCGCCGTGCATGTGCTGCAGGGTCACTGGATGATGAGACCTCAGAGACAGGAGAGCTGGAGAATGAAGACGTGCTTCAGCTCTTTTAAAGGTTTCTGTATGCAGCTGCCTGTCTGTCGAAACCATAGTGTGAAACATCCAGACATGATGAGATACTTTGTTCCTGTAGtctcagaaacaacaacaacacatactGTCACAATAACAAACTCACCGACTGAACTACAAGTTTTGGAAATGAATGAAGGCTTTTATTGACAAACATCATGAACAGGcagaataaaaatacaaataaaaaacaactgatGAACAAAATATCAAACGGTGAAAAtccataaatatgtaataaataaacatgaactaTAACCTTGCTGGATCTTGAAAACAGGCATTAGTAGAAACTTTAAGCCTTTAAACAAGACTTGGAGACAAATGTATTCCAGCATGAAACAGTTAAACCATAAAGATATCCAGgtataaaagcatctgctaagtgaattgtaggtAATGTGAATACATTTAGACATAGAACCAAAGTAAAACTCCTTTTCAAGGTAAGGGAGACATATTATAAAGCAGACTTCACTTCATGGCCAACCTTATAAACACGACTGTCATGTCATGTGCAAAGAGTCGTGAGTCTTGGTGtcagtttaaactttttacttatgttctgtttttcagatcttaatacaacattttttaaaaatgtttacaaagtgtcTGATCTTCAATTGACAGTGAAACAGCAGCTGAGCACGTGAAGGCCTCATACAGGCGATGTGCTGCAGCCCAGCCTCCATGGATAAAAACCTCTAAAAGAAGCTAAACACAGCAGGACAGGCCGAGCACAACATCCAGAGGGAAGATAATACATGTCTGCTGATGTTTCTACTCATCCTGTCAATGACCGGAGATATTCgcaacaaaatgtgaaacataATAACGCTCATTGTTCCAATATGTCTGCTCATTTGCTGCTTTAATTTGGGGAATATGTATAAAAGAGCAATAGTCCCGACATGACTCAGCTGACAGATCAAATTGAcctttacattaaaaacatcaatTGTTTCATTCATATCAATCCAGTGGGCTACAGAACAGGCAAACCCGGTCCAAAGTGTGCAGATTCACTAAATCATTCATGTGATGAAGAATCCTTTAGGAGCTCCTTTACAGCACCCTCCTGAACCCTCAGTGGGCCTCGTGCCCGctttgaggcttttttttttttttgacccgGACAATTCTGTGACTGTAATGAGCTCAAGTGAAGATAACAATACTGTCGCAGCCTGAGGATAACActgtggagtgtgtgtgctgttgcaTATCTACGGACGCAACATGCAAAACTGTGTCAGCGACAAATAGGTTTACAGAAAAATTGCAAACCAGATAGATCCCAACTCCCCCCATAATAAACAACCTGCTGTTCTGAAGGCAACATTTGAGTCTACAGGACAAACCATGAGTCTGAATTCTGTTTCACTAATAGTTCTTCTGACTCCTGGCAAAAATATACACTGTCCCAATATCCACACTTTGCCCCTTTTGCCCCCATATCACGCATACTCACTAAGGGGTGCAAGACCGTAGGGCGTCCCAATTCTCTAGTGTTGCACCCTTTATGCACCCCTTCTGCAAGTGTGCATCAGCTTAAGGCTTTTACCCAGAATCCCTGTAGTGTCATGAAGTTTTAGACAGCTAACCAATGGGGAAGCACAACAACTGTTGCTCTCtgacagagaagagagacaatGGAGAAGAAACTTCTTTTTCAGTTAAAGGTTATATCTCAATTTAACCTGGCCATAAAACAGTTTCAATTGGAATAACATTAACCGCAAAGTGACAAAGAGTGACACGCTGCAGCTCTTATCAGAGGCACACATTAGCTGTAGAAACAGGTATATTAACTTAATATACCAGGAGAAGAATGCTCAATATTATTAAGCATTCTTCTCCTGCGATTCAGAATTCTCCTGATACGGCCTgatgtcactttatcttgtcattctctgcaaatactgtctcaattccctgcatagttaacttcatcattcattgtacttgtatataccccccgtttttatcttatctattctgtttaatgtgtattttgagctttcttgtctgtgctgctgcaacgcccaaatttccccctctggggatcaataaagtattatcctatcctatcctaataCTCTAGTGTACATTTCTTATTAATTATTGCAGCTATAGTGTGAACAACACGACAGCCAGCAGCAGGTTTCCTCTGCTGAACCCAAACAGAAGTGACTCTTCCAGACCTGTCCCAGTTCTGCTTTCACAGATACAGTCCCTTCGAACTTACACCACTAAGAGCCCTTCCAGCAAATATGCACTTCGAGGAAGACCGTGGGGCGAAAGTGTGGATAAAAAGACTGTACCTTTTTGgtattacatttaatttgtactAGATACTATAGTAAATAATTAAACCTATTAAACAAGTTTTAAGGCGTTTTTTTCTGAGAAACCTATATTTCAATTAACACATTTAATGCTCTTCATTAATCTGTTGCCTGTTTGGAAAAGTGGACTGGCCTTTTATTTATCTGTCTGTGATACAGCGCGTTCTCTACTTTCTACATATACTGTAAGTGGTTCTTAAAATCAAAGCGAGTACATTTGCTccacacatacattcacacacagatgggCTGATATATGCAAAGCACCAGGCAGCCCATCAAATAACAATGTCACACATTCACTATGACTCAAGAGGCAATTCAGGGTTCAGTGTTTCGCACAATATCACATgaggactgcaggagctggggatcaaaccgcCAACCTACCTTCTAGAGGACAGCCCGCTCTTCCTCTGAGCCACAGTCGCCTCTTTTtccatctttaaaatgttgttgtgaGTGACTCAGGCATGGAACACGGGTGTCGCTCTTCTATTATCTCTGCAGTATAATAAAAGGTTAATTCATTGATTGATTCATATCAAATCAATCATGAATTATTTGAACATATTACAACAgtgtataaaaaaatgtgattttctttgATAAGTCACATCAGCTGTTTGTCTAGTAGTAAGATTTCTTTCTCCAGCTTCTTCATTTTAAGAGCTCTGAGTGCCATCTGTTGGTCTCGGTTCTCCATCTCCTTTCTGAGGTAGCTGCAGTAAAGAGCCCGTATGTCTTCTTTCTGCCTCtgcaaaagaaatcaaacacatgagcTCACTGTTTTCTTATTCTTGGCATCTCTTATCTGTCTAATTTGTTGTCTGTAtgtcattgttttcatttatatatttgatGTTCAAGCTGCTCCAAACCAAATGCCCCAAGAGGGATTCATGAAGTTGTTTGACTTTAATTCTCTCTCTTAAACAAACATCCACAGCCTCACCTCTGCACTTCTGTCGCTGGTTGCAGCACATGCTATGTTGGCCCTCTCCTGGAAGCTGCTGTTCTGCACATCCTACAAACAGTAACAAAATCTGTATGGCAGtcctcaaaaagacaaaaaatctcAATAAGACATGTTTAATGGCACCTACCCCTTCAAAGTGACCGTCGCTGACGTCTGTCTCATCGCTGCTCAGGCTCTCTGGTTCAGTCTTTGTTATAGGCAGCAGGAGGACAGGATGGCCTGAGATTGTACAGAGGGAAACCAACATTGAGTTAAAATGTGAGATTATTTAAAAAGGGGTTGAAATCTGAGGTTAatcataaaagaaaatgaaaatgaggtTAATAAACGTACCACTCATTAGAGAGCTTTCAGATTCTGTCAGTGGCTCGATACAGGCCCCTCCAGGGAGGACCTCCAACCTCAGcctgttgtctttgtgctgcagCACATCCTCCTCTGCAGAGTTCAGTGACGGGGTGGCTGACCCTGACTCATTCCTCATGACCTCCaaccttcttctttttgctgCATTAATACAAATGTAAGAGTAAACATGATGATCCtgccagactttttttttaacaatgaggAAGTTGAAGAAAGAAATGACTACCTGTTTGGACtatatttttatgtttgacTTTCACTTGCTGCCATGTCCTTTTGTAGCCGCTGTCCGAAaccctggagaaaaaaaataataacagtaaTAATACAGAAGTTTTTAATCAGGTATGGTGACATTGTATGCACATTTTATACCAGATATTAGAAACACTTGggttaaaaatgacttttaataATCTATTATCTTATGTGGATGTGTTCTTACGCATTTATTTTATCTGCAATTCTCTGCCAtgcctcctctctgtttctagAGGCACTGGTGGTGTTGGATTTGGCTGtcagtatctctctctcttcttcataCAACTTCAAAATGAGGTCCTGCTCCTTAGGGCTGAAAAAATGTgccctttcattttttttcatcatgaggtaatctataaaaataaaaaaacacaggagaATGAAGTAGCTATTAATGAAAAATTTTAAAAGTCTTATTATTAAATAGTAATACAGTTTGTGGACATACAACTCACCTCTGTCCGCGTTCATGGATTCTGATCCGGGTTTCGGTGTGCGATTGGTCACCCCTGTGTGTGGAAGCGGGGTCGCGCAGATATCCGAGATGTTTCAATGCTAGATTTACTAATCAAATCGAAACCTACGATCGTGAGACGCAATGATTCCGAGCTTAATCGATGCGACTGTTAGTTACTGCACGAAGCATCATATCACCTACTGTCCAGGCGATGGAAACGGGGAAGAGAAAAGCGGCGAAATTAAGCAGTTTTTCCACCGCGCTTTGTTAACCCAGGCTTTTCTAATTCGGCTTAAAGCGCGTTCACGTGACAGAGGTGGAGCCGGGAACAAAGAGCGCGTCACGTGACAGGTTTAGCGCGTCATGTCGGATCATATTATCTATTGTTCCACATTGGACACTTCGAGGAGATGCAAAGATGACTTAATCCAGTGGAATACCTGATAATGAAATCataatatgtaaatatgtaagTCGTCATTTGTGACAATTCAAATGTACAGAGACAGCCTATTGGTTAATAAAACTGTCTATTCTGGTTAGATGACTAATTGTGTATTATGATCAGCAAAGGGCTTCATGAAGAACATTACACCCAGTGAGGAGTAAACATCAAGGGTCACTCAGTCAGAATCAGTTCCCCTGATTTCAGTGTCATATTTCACCTATTCCTCACACTCCACCTTTTACATTAATACACAGTGAAACACCTCATTTATATTAAGTGAGTTATTGGACGTCCACATACTGCTCTCGGTTcaaggcaaattcccctagaggcaataaaggtttcattcatttcttCATTGTTTGGGAGACGTTTCTCCCACCCctgtgtgaaaaacaaagagcaggacGAAACAGACCTCTTAGACCTCTCTGAAAAGAGGCTTAATGAGGGATAAGTGAAATCACCCCAAAGCACTTCAAGGCCTATAAAGACCAACAGAAGTACATAGAAACCTAGAATGCTTCAACTTTGGGATCTAATTATCACACTGTTGcgtgtttttttccacagcatACAAAGCTTGTTTTAGTCTAAAGATTACACATTACTTTTGCTTCAGCTGTGACAGTAAGAGTCGGTGATTAAAGCAGATACTTAGAACTCATCATttctatatttgtatttattcctGTGATAAATACCTTAATTTGCAGGTGAAAAACCTGGAACGCAAACGTATAAACATAAGTATACTGTGTATAAAATCAAAGCACACAGGACATGTTTCGAGGTAATAATagttactttatttatgttAATTCAGTCTCAGCAGACATTTTGTTTAATGGTCCAAAGTAACGGAACGGTTTGTTCAGGTGCCCCATGTAGGAAGCAcagaggtaaacaaaaaaagaaaacaaagcgtAAACTGTGATTGGGAGTGTGGTCCGGTAACAGAAGCTGAGGGGAGGACTGGTCCTTGTACCAGTTATGAGGTCTGGAGGGAGGGATTTATTCATCATGACCCTCATAGCCATCAGGAAGGGCGTTCAGATGTGAGTTGTGGAAAAGGCTGTGGTTGCCATCTCCCCAAGGGAAACGCTGTGAAGAGATTGAGAAAATAAGGCAACACATGATGAGATCACAATGTTGATAATAACGTTACTAAAAACAGTCAGTTCAGAACATGAACGGTTTCAAAATGTCAGACCTTGGAGCGAATGCGAAGGTGGGCGTAAGGGACAAAGTCCGGCTGTTCATGGGTGTGACTTTGCTCTTTCAAGTACATGTTCAACATGCACACAGCGACACCAGGCAGGGCCACCACGAAGGAGAGGATCTTCCATGTCCTGGCTGGAAAAGAGACATGATCATTAGACTTTGAAACAAAGCCGTAATGGGATCAGACCACAGTGAAACTCTAAGTGATGGGTGTTCTCGGAGATGGGACACGGGAAACTCTCTTTCTATAAGTTGTTTCCAATTGACCCTCAACTAGTTTTACTTAAGAAAATGTTACACAGCACAAATATACATAAGGAGCCCTTCTGCTACTCCCCACGGTACAgttgtcaacatttttgcatttcaataCCACATGATTTAAAACTATACAATGCaagttattttaatgaacaatAGTGTTTAAGAGTATCAAAGCTTAAAACAAACTCCAATCTTAAGTTTTACTTTTGGACGAGAGCTGCCAcaagaaagagagggagcaaTCGCGGGGCGCTGGTTTGGCTTTGCTAGTGGAGTGGGTGAACACCACAGTCCTCATCACACCGGTCGCAAAGATTTAGCCTCTAATCAGACAGTTACTGCAGTATGTGCTCTTTTTAATCTGCAAAGGAcaaatactgtacatgtgtGATGCATGTGCAATGTTGTCTTtcaataacattaaaaaagaaaaggtgccATATTTGTATACAACAGGTCATAATGAGGTTATATAATCATTTGtatcaaattaaatattattgGGGAGCTTTAATTGAAGGTACTGTGCTGCTCAGTGATCTTTTATgatctcatcctcctcctcttctcttctggactgtatttgtctctttttctcatgtctgtgctttctttttagGTTTGTCTTATATTTTGCTTTATACTGCTGCCATTATGTCCAGGCCTTGCTCaaaaaaagaggtcatttgatctcaagcaattcttgcctggtaaaataaaggttaaattaaaaaaataataataataaaattcaGGCCAGGTGTTTGAACCTCACAAGTAATGTTACAGTgtcttaaaatgtaatattcaaCACATAATACAGCACTCCGTCAGCTAGATAGACATTCAACCAAAAGCTTTATGACCTTTAAGCGATATGAAAGTCTCACTCGCTTCTAATAATCAGACATTAAGTAATATCATCAACATTTAAGGTGGTCTAACAACCAGCCACTAGTTATTGTCTCCTGTGTTCTTATTAGTCTATTACTATTACTAATATGATGAAGGAATGAAAACCTACTGATCTGTAAAATGTGTAACCGTGTTATAAGTCACACATCCATGCATCTTTACTGGCCCTTATATATGCTTTAATGTGATACTGGACTCTTAAaaacttattattattagttattCATGAGTTTTACTGTACTAAGAAGTGACTCTGAGCTGACTGTCTCGTTGTTGCTCTTACAGGACACTTTAACGACAGATTAAAGTTGAACTCAACACGAGTGAATGTTTAACCATGTTCCTGCtgtaacatgttttattgacaAAGTCGTCACGTTAAGAAGCTCATGTTTTTGGCTCAAGGATGTTGAGCTAATGCTAACACAGCTAAAGGAGCTCAACAAGGTCACAGTCCAAACATTACACACTGTGGGAAACATTAGCGATATTAAACCAAATATGTgaattattttgaatgttttattaccTGCCTGCTCGCCGTGCCCgtgggcagcagcagcagaaagctGACGCTTGCTCTGGGTCAGAGAAGACCTCAGCAAAGCCTGAGAGAGCCGTCCGAGAGCCGCCATTTTCCTTTCTGAGAACCGCAGCGACCGGAAGTGATTTATACAGAAAGGTCACGTGGAGACACTCTACTGTGCCACCAAGCGCTGAGACCGAGAACTACAGGCAgacacaagacacacaaactATACATTGATGTAAAACTATATACATAGGGGTATAAAAAAGATCATATCCTTTTCCTTTACTTGAACCAAAATATGAGAATATGTAGGCATTCATAAAATAACTGAATAACACCTTCAAGtttgtaaatacaaaaaaggcaaaaggcaaaaaaaaaaagaagcttactttaaaaatgtccatATTGAAAAATCCAACAAAGGTTTAAAACACTGGGAGACACAAGGAATTAGCAGGAAGACTGACACTGGGACATCTATGTAACATCTATACACCACAAGGAattaacaaaagaaacaagagTGAACCATGACAGTTAAATCCTCCAAACTCTTCTAGATTCTTCCCTCAGTATTGTCCTCACATTACCATCTGAAAGATTTAAAATCGAGCTTACAGTAGATCATGATAGATAAT
Proteins encoded in this region:
- the cox6a1 gene encoding cytochrome c oxidase subunit 6A1, mitochondrial, translated to MAALGRLSQALLRSSLTQSKRQLSAAAAHGHGEQAARTWKILSFVVALPGVAVCMLNMYLKEQSHTHEQPDFVPYAHLRIRSKRFPWGDGNHSLFHNSHLNALPDGYEGHDE
- the LOC136182713 gene encoding uncharacterized protein; the protein is MNADRDYLMMKKNERAHFFSPKEQDLILKLYEEEREILTAKSNTTSASRNREEAWQRIADKINAVSDSGYKRTWQQVKVKHKNIVQTAKRRRLEVMRNESGSATPSLNSAEEDVLQHKDNRLRLEVLPGGACIEPLTESESSLMSGHPVLLLPITKTEPESLSSDETDVSDGHFEGDVQNSSFQERANIACAATSDRSAERQKEDIRALYCSYLRKEMENRDQQMALRALKMKKLEKEILLLDKQLM